A stretch of Candidatus Sphingomonas phytovorans DNA encodes these proteins:
- the glmU gene encoding bifunctional UDP-N-acetylglucosamine diphosphorylase/glucosamine-1-phosphate N-acetyltransferase GlmU, translating into MTNRPVAAIILAAGKGTRMKSDLHKVLHPIAGRPMLLHLIDSVSALEPERTVVVTGAGREQVEAAVSPLGVMTVVQGEQLGTAHAVHQAEEAMGGFAGDILILYGDVPLVTSATMARMLERLHGVDKPATVVLGFRPVDPAAYGRVIADGDGRIVKMVEYKDATPGERAETLCNSGLMAVRGEDLFALLARVGNDNAAGEFYLPDIVMLAAEDGRSSAVIETDAVEVAGVNSRGELAVVEASWQHGRRARAMAEGATLIAPETVWFAYDTWIGRDVVIEPNVFFGPGVSIADGAVIHGFSHIEGATIGLKAEVGPYARLRPGAVLGEKAKVGNFVEMKKAVLGPGAKASHLTYLGDAEVGAGANIGAGTITCNYDGYFKYKTVIGEGAFIGSNSALVAPVTIGAGAMVAAGSVITRNVEADALAIARSKQEARPGRARRFRDVMAAEKAAKK; encoded by the coding sequence GTGACCAATCGACCTGTCGCCGCGATCATCCTTGCCGCCGGCAAGGGCACGCGCATGAAATCCGACCTGCACAAGGTGCTTCACCCGATCGCGGGGCGGCCCATGCTGCTTCACCTGATCGACAGTGTGTCGGCGCTGGAACCCGAACGCACCGTGGTGGTGACAGGCGCCGGGCGCGAGCAGGTCGAGGCCGCAGTGTCCCCGCTCGGCGTGATGACCGTCGTGCAGGGCGAACAGCTCGGCACGGCTCATGCGGTGCACCAGGCCGAAGAGGCGATGGGCGGCTTCGCGGGTGATATCCTGATCCTTTATGGCGATGTGCCGCTTGTCACCAGCGCCACCATGGCGCGCATGCTGGAACGCCTGCACGGTGTAGATAAGCCTGCCACAGTCGTGCTCGGCTTCCGCCCGGTCGATCCCGCTGCCTATGGCCGGGTGATCGCCGATGGCGACGGACGTATCGTGAAGATGGTCGAATATAAGGATGCGACCCCCGGGGAACGCGCCGAGACGCTCTGCAACTCGGGCCTGATGGCGGTGCGCGGCGAGGATCTGTTCGCGCTGCTCGCCCGGGTGGGCAATGACAATGCCGCCGGCGAATTCTACCTGCCCGATATCGTCATGCTCGCGGCCGAGGATGGCCGCTCTTCGGCAGTGATCGAGACCGATGCGGTCGAGGTCGCGGGCGTCAACAGCCGCGGCGAACTGGCGGTGGTGGAGGCGAGCTGGCAGCACGGTCGGCGCGCGCGCGCCATGGCTGAGGGGGCAACCCTGATCGCGCCTGAAACCGTGTGGTTCGCCTATGATACGTGGATCGGTCGCGACGTCGTGATCGAACCTAATGTCTTTTTCGGCCCCGGTGTCAGCATCGCCGACGGTGCGGTGATCCACGGCTTCAGCCATATCGAAGGCGCGACAATCGGCTTGAAGGCCGAGGTCGGCCCCTATGCCCGGCTCCGCCCGGGCGCGGTGCTGGGCGAGAAGGCGAAGGTCGGCAATTTCGTCGAGATGAAGAAGGCGGTGCTCGGCCCGGGTGCAAAGGCCAGCCACCTTACCTATCTGGGCGATGCGGAGGTCGGCGCGGGCGCGAACATCGGCGCTGGCACGATCACCTGCAACTATGACGGCTATTTCAAATACAAGACCGTGATCGGCGAGGGCGCCTTTATCGGATCGAACAGCGCCCTGGTCGCACCGGTCACGATCGGCGCGGGGGCGATGGTTGCCGCCGGATCGGTTATCACGAGGAACGTCGAGGCGGATGCGCTGGCGATCGCTCGGAGCAAGCAGGAGGCCAGGCCCGGGCGCGCCAGGCGCTTTCGCGACGTGATGGCGGCGGAGAAGGCCGCGAAGAAATGA
- the glmS gene encoding glutamine--fructose-6-phosphate transaminase (isomerizing) yields MCGIVGILGKGPVADRLLDGLKRLEYRGYDSAGICTVHDGEFDRRRAPGKLVNLAAELAKDPLPGDSGIAHTRWATHGAPTVDNAHPHIVGDVVLVHNGIIENFKPLRDELIAEGREFKSQTDTEVVAHLIDRELARGFAPREAVANVLPRLHGAFALGVMFKSEPDLLIGARLGAPLTVGYGDGENYLGSDALALAPLTQRIAYLEEGDWAVVKRERIQVYDRENNPVTRPIVNSGASGQLMDKGNHRHFMLKEIYEQPVVVAQTLRSYLRPIEEMVALPDMEFDLGSVERVAIVACGTASYVGMIGKYWIEQFARVQVEVDVASEFRYRDPVLTPDMLGIVISQSGETADTLAALRHMKAAGLTTAGIINVPTSSMAREVDLLLPTHAGPEIGVASTKAFTCQLAVMAALSINLARAKGRLTHEMEREIVAHLRAVPEAMNHALSHDAEIEAMAPKIAVARDVLYLGRGPDYPMALEGALKLKEISYIHAEGYASGEMKHGPIALIDDQVPLIVIAPSGPLFDKTVSNMQEAQARGAQVVLISDADGIAQAGENTIATIEMPKVHPLIAPLVYAVPVQLLAYHVAVAKGTDVDQPRNLAKSVTVE; encoded by the coding sequence ATGTGCGGTATTGTTGGAATTCTCGGCAAAGGCCCTGTTGCTGATCGGCTGCTCGACGGCCTCAAGCGTCTCGAATATCGCGGTTATGATTCAGCCGGTATCTGCACCGTGCATGACGGTGAGTTTGATCGTCGCCGCGCGCCGGGCAAGCTGGTCAATCTCGCCGCGGAGCTGGCGAAGGATCCGCTTCCGGGCGACAGCGGCATTGCGCATACCCGTTGGGCGACGCACGGCGCGCCGACCGTTGACAACGCTCATCCGCATATCGTCGGCGATGTGGTGCTGGTCCACAACGGCATCATCGAGAATTTCAAACCGCTCCGCGACGAGCTGATCGCCGAAGGGCGTGAGTTCAAAAGCCAGACCGACACCGAGGTCGTCGCTCACCTGATCGACCGCGAGCTTGCCCGCGGTTTCGCCCCGCGTGAGGCGGTGGCGAACGTGCTGCCGCGCCTCCACGGCGCCTTCGCGCTCGGCGTCATGTTCAAGTCTGAACCCGATCTTCTGATTGGCGCCCGGCTCGGTGCGCCGCTCACCGTCGGCTATGGCGATGGCGAGAATTATCTGGGCTCAGACGCGCTCGCGCTCGCGCCGCTGACCCAGCGTATCGCCTATCTCGAAGAGGGCGACTGGGCGGTCGTGAAGCGCGAGCGTATCCAGGTTTATGATCGGGAGAATAATCCGGTCACGCGCCCCATCGTCAATTCCGGCGCCTCGGGCCAGTTGATGGACAAGGGCAACCACCGCCACTTCATGCTCAAGGAGATCTACGAGCAGCCGGTGGTCGTGGCCCAGACCCTGCGTTCCTATCTCCGCCCGATCGAGGAAATGGTCGCGCTGCCCGACATGGAGTTCGACCTCGGCTCGGTCGAGCGAGTTGCCATCGTCGCCTGCGGCACGGCCTCCTATGTCGGCATGATCGGCAAATACTGGATCGAGCAGTTCGCCCGGGTCCAGGTCGAGGTCGATGTCGCGTCCGAGTTCCGCTACCGCGATCCGGTCCTCACCCCCGACATGCTCGGCATCGTCATCTCGCAATCGGGCGAGACCGCCGACACGCTCGCCGCGCTGCGCCACATGAAGGCGGCGGGGCTGACGACAGCGGGCATCATCAACGTGCCGACCAGCTCGATGGCGCGCGAGGTGGATCTGCTGCTGCCGACTCATGCGGGTCCGGAGATCGGCGTCGCCTCGACCAAGGCCTTCACCTGCCAGCTCGCTGTGATGGCCGCGCTCTCGATCAACCTCGCCCGCGCCAAGGGCAGGCTGACTCACGAGATGGAGCGCGAGATCGTTGCCCATCTGCGCGCGGTGCCCGAGGCGATGAATCATGCGCTCAGCCATGACGCTGAGATCGAGGCGATGGCACCGAAGATCGCGGTCGCGCGCGACGTGCTTTATCTCGGCCGCGGCCCTGACTATCCGATGGCGCTGGAGGGCGCACTGAAGCTCAAGGAAATCAGCTACATCCATGCCGAAGGCTATGCCTCGGGCGAAATGAAGCACGGGCCCATCGCGCTGATCGATGATCAGGTCCCGCTGATCGTCATCGCGCCCTCCGGCCCGTTGTTCGACAAGACAGTGAGCAACATGCAGGAGGCGCAGGCGCGCGGCGCGCAGGTCGTGCTGATCTCCGATGCGGATGGCATTGCCCAGGCGGGCGAGAACACCATCGCCACGATCGAGATGCCCAAGGTCCACCCGCTGATCGCTCCGTTGGTGTATGCGGTGCCGGTGCAGTTGCTGGCGTATCATGTCGCCGTGGCCAAGGGCACCGATGTCGACCAGCCGCGCAACCTGGCGAAATCGGTGACGGTCGAATAA
- a CDS encoding RiPP maturation radical SAM C-methyltransferase, protein METETDLCIVVPAFDTLNLTPLGTSVLIAACRQRGFRVGAVYASVLMGARIGYELYETICGTLVRKQPGEYIFKPHAYPPETLARIPEGIEHPQMLDLIASVAPAVGPHLDEVVQAIAAKKPRIVGITNMFQQNMSAFAIARRVRAALPDALIVMGGANVTGVMAKALAPIFDCVDYFFDGEADVAFPDFCEAYLRRGERPAGRIVECAPLQNMADSPDADFSDFIAALREQQDAGRLPPELPGYVTYESSRGCWWGAKHHCIFCGLNQASMNFREKGSERVVRELTALDERWDGRPIRTADNIIPNSYFATVLPQLAAMPRPPKLFYEVKANLKEEQVALMRTAGVYSIQPGVESLSTPVLKLMRKGVSAHQNIMLLRSSAKHGMRAGWNLIYGFPGETQQNYRDMLAIFPAIVHFRPPDGISEIMIDRFSPNFDDHERLGIPEIKPFEIYRGLYPSDAPLDEIAYHFDGIYTTEFLSDTALVKEFRDSVDHWKRLWLRAQRPLLLLETKASGGGVVIDTRPIAREALSVLSPAAVNALAQLERPRPREGLPEAVAEHLDFLLQRRYVIDHENLLLSVVVRRASAEPNRARVPMMAEASSL, encoded by the coding sequence TTGGAAACGGAAACCGACCTCTGTATTGTCGTACCAGCGTTCGATACGCTGAATCTGACACCCCTCGGTACCTCCGTTCTGATCGCGGCCTGCCGGCAGCGGGGTTTCCGTGTCGGGGCGGTCTATGCCAGCGTGTTGATGGGAGCGCGCATCGGCTACGAACTCTACGAGACGATTTGCGGCACGTTGGTGCGCAAGCAGCCGGGCGAGTATATTTTCAAGCCGCACGCGTATCCGCCTGAGACCCTCGCACGCATTCCCGAAGGCATCGAGCACCCGCAAATGCTCGATCTAATCGCGAGCGTCGCGCCTGCCGTCGGACCGCATCTTGACGAGGTCGTGCAGGCGATCGCCGCCAAGAAGCCGCGCATCGTCGGCATCACCAACATGTTCCAGCAGAATATGTCGGCGTTCGCCATTGCGCGGCGGGTACGCGCCGCCCTGCCCGACGCGCTGATCGTGATGGGCGGCGCCAACGTCACCGGCGTGATGGCGAAAGCGCTTGCGCCGATATTCGACTGTGTCGATTATTTCTTCGACGGCGAGGCGGATGTCGCCTTTCCGGATTTCTGCGAGGCCTATCTACGCAGGGGCGAGCGCCCTGCCGGGCGAATCGTCGAGTGCGCGCCATTGCAGAACATGGCCGACTCGCCTGACGCCGATTTCTCCGACTTCATCGCCGCGTTGCGAGAGCAGCAGGACGCCGGGCGGCTGCCGCCAGAGCTTCCCGGATATGTGACATATGAGTCGTCGCGCGGCTGCTGGTGGGGCGCCAAGCATCATTGCATCTTCTGCGGCCTCAACCAGGCAAGCATGAATTTCCGCGAAAAGGGGTCCGAGCGGGTTGTGCGGGAGCTCACCGCGCTCGATGAGCGATGGGACGGCCGACCGATCCGCACGGCCGACAACATCATCCCGAATTCCTATTTCGCGACTGTGCTGCCTCAGCTGGCTGCCATGCCCCGCCCGCCGAAATTGTTCTACGAGGTGAAGGCGAACCTCAAGGAAGAGCAAGTGGCCCTGATGCGCACGGCCGGTGTCTACAGCATCCAGCCGGGTGTCGAATCCTTGTCGACACCGGTCCTGAAATTGATGCGCAAAGGCGTTTCGGCGCACCAGAACATCATGCTGTTGCGCAGCAGCGCCAAGCACGGCATGCGCGCCGGCTGGAACCTGATCTACGGCTTCCCGGGCGAGACTCAGCAGAATTATCGCGACATGCTCGCCATCTTTCCGGCAATCGTGCATTTCCGGCCGCCTGACGGCATCTCCGAGATCATGATCGACCGGTTCAGCCCGAATTTCGACGATCACGAGCGCCTGGGCATTCCCGAGATCAAGCCGTTCGAGATCTATCGGGGCCTCTATCCGTCAGACGCGCCTCTCGACGAGATCGCCTATCATTTCGACGGCATCTACACGACCGAGTTCCTCTCGGACACGGCGCTGGTGAAAGAGTTTCGCGACAGCGTGGATCATTGGAAGCGTTTGTGGCTGCGTGCGCAGCGTCCACTTCTGCTTCTGGAAACGAAGGCGAGCGGCGGCGGCGTCGTCATCGACACACGGCCCATCGCGCGCGAGGCGCTCTCCGTGCTTTCTCCCGCGGCGGTCAACGCACTGGCTCAGCTGGAGCGTCCCCGCCCACGCGAGGGCCTGCCCGAGGCAGTGGCGGAGCATCTCGATTTCCTTCTTCAGCGGCGTTATGTCATCGACCACGAGAATCTGCTGCTGAGCGTGGTGGTTCGCCGGGCATCAGCGGAGCCGAACCGAGCGCGCGTTCCCATGATGGCCGAAGCCTCGTCGTTGTAA
- a CDS encoding serine hydrolase, with translation MRMFKSAAAIAITAGLTVAPALAAAAPEKSSDLAGLWQAKKRFGPDIRGELTIVRDGKSWRAELAGRRATVTADGNTITFTLPNGEGSFRGSLIDSGNRIHGHWLQQRTVTSGTAYLTPVDLVAHGPGLWRGEVSPLDDSFTLFLKIDADPDGGARVFLRNPDRNIGRFLNLQHIARDGDKVTLLGKPGGAEKEVPITGGTYNADDDMLSIFIPGRGATYDFRRAGDDSDFYPRPGKAPYAYRAPLARSDGWPVASLDTVGIARPAIERFVQMLIDTPMDSVHAQDIHGVLIARHGKLVLEEYFHGQDGTQLHDTRSAAKSMTSVLIGAAIQNGARLSPATPVYGMMDDGTFPPGLEPRKRAMTLEHLMTMSSGFHCDDRDPKAPGNEDVMQNQDAQPDWYRYALDLPMAAAPGEAAIYCSTNPNLAGGVLAKATGTRLEDSFDRLIARPMQFGRYALNVQPTGQPYMGGGAQFIPRDFMKLGQMMLDGGVWHGRRIVSTAWAKRSTAPIREMRGLHYGYFWWGIDLPYKGRKLAAYYAAGNGGQVVMVVPALDLVVAIFGGNYSDKVMYVPQEIYTPKYILPAVD, from the coding sequence ATGCGTATGTTCAAGAGCGCTGCCGCCATAGCGATCACCGCCGGGCTGACCGTCGCCCCCGCCTTGGCCGCCGCCGCTCCCGAAAAATCGAGCGACCTGGCCGGCTTGTGGCAGGCGAAGAAACGCTTCGGGCCGGATATCCGTGGCGAACTGACTATCGTGCGCGACGGCAAGTCCTGGCGCGCTGAGCTCGCCGGCCGCCGCGCGACCGTCACCGCCGACGGCAACACCATCACCTTTACCCTGCCGAACGGCGAGGGCAGCTTTCGCGGGTCCCTGATCGACAGTGGCAATCGCATCCACGGCCATTGGTTGCAGCAACGCACCGTGACCAGCGGCACCGCGTATCTGACGCCAGTCGATCTCGTCGCCCATGGCCCCGGTCTGTGGCGGGGTGAGGTTAGTCCACTGGATGACAGCTTCACGCTGTTTCTCAAGATCGATGCCGATCCCGATGGCGGTGCCCGCGTTTTCCTGCGCAACCCGGATCGCAACATCGGCCGGTTCCTCAACTTGCAGCATATCGCGCGCGACGGGGACAAGGTCACGCTGCTCGGCAAGCCCGGCGGCGCGGAAAAGGAGGTGCCGATCACCGGCGGCACCTACAATGCCGACGACGACATGCTGTCGATCTTCATCCCCGGGCGTGGCGCCACTTATGATTTCAGGCGCGCGGGCGACGACAGCGATTTCTATCCCCGACCCGGCAAGGCGCCCTATGCCTATCGCGCGCCGCTGGCGCGGAGTGACGGCTGGCCAGTGGCATCGCTCGATACGGTCGGGATCGCCCGGCCAGCGATCGAGCGGTTCGTCCAGATGCTGATCGATACGCCGATGGATTCGGTGCACGCGCAGGACATTCACGGCGTGCTGATCGCCCGGCACGGCAAGCTTGTGCTGGAGGAATATTTCCACGGGCAGGACGGCACCCAACTGCACGACACACGGTCAGCGGCGAAGAGCATGACCTCGGTGCTGATCGGTGCCGCCATCCAGAACGGCGCCAGGTTGAGCCCCGCGACGCCGGTGTACGGCATGATGGACGACGGCACTTTCCCGCCCGGCCTGGAACCACGCAAGCGGGCAATGACGCTGGAACATCTGATGACCATGTCCTCCGGCTTTCACTGCGACGACCGCGACCCCAAGGCACCGGGCAATGAGGATGTGATGCAGAATCAGGACGCGCAGCCTGACTGGTACCGCTATGCGCTCGACCTGCCGATGGCGGCGGCGCCGGGCGAGGCGGCGATCTATTGCAGCACCAACCCCAATTTGGCCGGGGGCGTACTGGCCAAAGCGACCGGCACCAGGCTGGAGGACAGTTTCGACCGGCTGATCGCCCGCCCGATGCAGTTCGGACGCTATGCGCTCAATGTGCAGCCGACCGGGCAGCCCTATATGGGCGGCGGTGCGCAGTTTATCCCGCGCGACTTCATGAAGCTGGGCCAGATGATGCTCGACGGCGGCGTCTGGCATGGCCGCCGCATCGTGAGCACGGCATGGGCAAAGCGATCAACCGCCCCGATCCGCGAGATGCGCGGCCTTCACTATGGGTATTTCTGGTGGGGCATCGACCTGCCCTACAAGGGCAGGAAGCTGGCGGCCTATTATGCGGCGGGCAATGGCGGACAGGTCGTGATGGTCGTCCCCGCGCTTGATCTCGTGGTCGCGATCTTCGGCGGCAATTACAGCGACAAGGTGATGTACGTGCCGCAGGAAATCTACACGCCCAAATATATCCTGCCGGCCGTCGACTGA
- a CDS encoding helix-turn-helix transcriptional regulator produces the protein MSSAAGAPIASTTPLLVYNPAGTTHRDRFYRGQGSFLAVSGGPAADEARAITVLDPYAIWTAHCIAREIADMALSPIGLDGRAHQLVASVQAPTSDEASAATGPPPWLRRVFEMSFTGDRADLSVADLANEAGVHPVHLARVFRRYLACSPGEYLRGRRLERAAAMLGASRASLADIACATGFADQAHFNRAFRSAFRSTPSGWRRERDVARIQD, from the coding sequence ATGTCGTCCGCCGCCGGTGCCCCCATCGCCTCGACCACGCCGCTGCTCGTGTACAACCCGGCCGGCACCACGCATCGCGATCGCTTCTATCGCGGCCAGGGAAGTTTTCTTGCGGTGTCCGGCGGGCCGGCTGCCGACGAAGCGCGCGCGATCACGGTGCTCGATCCCTATGCGATCTGGACAGCCCACTGTATTGCCCGGGAGATAGCCGATATGGCGTTGTCGCCGATCGGACTCGACGGACGGGCGCATCAACTGGTCGCCAGCGTGCAAGCGCCGACGTCTGACGAAGCCTCCGCCGCGACGGGCCCTCCGCCCTGGCTGCGCCGCGTGTTCGAGATGAGCTTCACGGGAGACCGTGCCGATCTGAGCGTCGCCGACCTGGCCAATGAAGCCGGGGTGCATCCCGTTCACCTGGCCCGTGTGTTCAGGCGCTATCTCGCCTGCTCGCCCGGAGAATATCTGCGCGGACGGCGGCTTGAGCGGGCGGCGGCGATGCTGGGCGCGTCGCGCGCGTCGCTGGCCGATATCGCCTGCGCCACCGGCTTTGCGGACCAGGCGCATTTCAACCGCGCCTTTCGTTCCGCCTTTCGCAGCACGCCAAGCGGATGGCGCCGGGAACGCGATGTTGCGCGGATACAAGACTGA
- a CDS encoding NADPH-dependent oxidoreductase, giving the protein MSEAALKARYRHDDSAAIHRNAAIDLLIEHRSVRAYLPDPLPEGTIETLVAAAQSAASSSNLQVWSVVAVQDPERKARLAALAGSQKHIVEAPLLLVWLIDFDRLTQLAIARGMPAEALDYIETFLLGSVDTSLAAQNAVVALESLGLGSVYIGGIRNRPAEVAEELDLPPRMFPLFGLVVGKPDPARPASIKPRLPQSSVLFHETYVWTKRQHDSAHAYDDRLRAFQREQGMAERGWTELAGDRTRGPQSMAGRHVLRAVLGDLGFALR; this is encoded by the coding sequence GTGAGCGAGGCGGCCCTGAAGGCGCGCTATCGCCATGACGACAGCGCGGCGATCCACCGCAACGCGGCGATCGACCTGCTGATCGAGCACCGATCGGTGCGGGCCTATCTGCCCGATCCTTTGCCCGAGGGGACGATCGAAACGCTTGTCGCGGCGGCGCAATCGGCAGCGTCCTCGTCCAACCTGCAGGTCTGGAGCGTGGTCGCCGTGCAGGACCCGGAACGCAAGGCGCGGCTGGCGGCGCTGGCCGGATCGCAGAAACACATCGTGGAAGCGCCACTGCTGCTCGTCTGGCTTATCGATTTCGACCGGCTGACTCAGCTGGCAATCGCGCGCGGCATGCCAGCGGAAGCGCTGGACTATATCGAGACCTTCCTGCTCGGATCGGTCGATACCTCGCTGGCGGCGCAGAACGCCGTCGTGGCGCTGGAGTCGCTCGGGCTGGGGTCGGTCTATATCGGCGGCATCCGCAACCGCCCCGCCGAGGTTGCGGAGGAACTCGACCTGCCCCCGAGGATGTTCCCGCTCTTCGGCCTTGTCGTCGGCAAACCCGACCCGGCACGCCCGGCCTCGATCAAGCCCCGCCTGCCCCAGTCGTCAGTGCTGTTCCATGAGACCTATGTCTGGACCAAGCGGCAGCATGACAGTGCCCATGCCTATGATGACCGCCTCCGGGCCTTCCAGCGGGAGCAGGGAATGGCCGAGCGTGGCTGGACGGAACTGGCGGGGGACCGAACGCGCGGGCCGCAATCGATGGCGGGGCGGCATGTGTTGCGCGCGGTGCTGGGCGATCTGGGCTTCGCACTCCGCTAG
- a CDS encoding LLM class flavin-dependent oxidoreductase encodes MDRKLRLGAFLQATGHHVSAWLHPDTDADAGHNLEHYKGLARTAERGKFDLVFVADSPGGYADFTDEATFRQNAKAAHFEPVTLWAALSQVTERLGFVATSTTTYEDPYTTARKFASLDWITGGRAAWNVVTTGADVSANFSRTEHLEHSKRYERAEEYIDVVKGLWDSYEDDAFVRDRAAGVFLDTGKFHVLGHQGEHFQVRGPLNIARPPQGYPVIVQAGASEPGRELAARTAEVIFTANLLLEDAQEFYADVKARLGRYGRRREDLLVMPGIFAVLGGTEAEAQAKYEELQSLVHPAVAWGILNRHYQGVDLSSYTLDDIAPPLPGDTNGSKSRLKLVSDLVERERPTLRQLYRQVSTARGHLTTVGTPEQVADLIQTWFQTGAADGFNVMPPTLPTGLTDFVDHVVPILQRRGLFREEYEGRTLRENLGLRRPENSFAGRTAAVAEAS; translated from the coding sequence TTGGATCGCAAACTTCGTCTCGGTGCGTTTCTCCAGGCGACCGGCCATCATGTCTCGGCTTGGCTTCACCCGGATACCGACGCCGATGCGGGGCATAATCTGGAGCATTACAAAGGGCTCGCGCGGACCGCGGAGCGCGGCAAGTTCGACCTGGTGTTCGTCGCGGACAGCCCCGGCGGCTACGCCGATTTCACCGACGAGGCGACATTCCGTCAGAATGCCAAGGCAGCGCATTTCGAGCCGGTAACTTTGTGGGCGGCGTTATCGCAGGTCACCGAGCGGCTGGGGTTCGTCGCCACCTCGACCACGACCTATGAGGACCCGTACACCACCGCTCGGAAATTCGCGTCGCTCGACTGGATCACCGGCGGGCGGGCGGCGTGGAATGTCGTCACCACCGGCGCCGACGTGTCGGCCAATTTCAGCCGCACCGAACATCTCGAACATTCGAAACGCTATGAGCGGGCCGAGGAATATATCGATGTCGTGAAGGGCCTGTGGGACAGTTACGAGGATGATGCGTTCGTCCGCGACCGTGCGGCGGGGGTGTTCCTCGACACGGGGAAATTCCATGTGCTCGGCCATCAGGGCGAGCATTTCCAGGTGCGCGGGCCGCTCAACATCGCGCGGCCGCCGCAGGGTTATCCGGTGATCGTGCAGGCCGGCGCGTCCGAACCAGGGCGCGAGCTGGCGGCACGGACAGCAGAGGTGATCTTCACCGCGAACCTGCTGCTTGAGGATGCGCAGGAATTTTATGCCGATGTGAAGGCACGGCTTGGGAGATATGGGCGACGGCGCGAGGATTTGCTGGTGATGCCGGGTATCTTCGCCGTGCTGGGCGGTACCGAGGCCGAGGCGCAGGCGAAATATGAAGAGTTGCAGTCGCTGGTCCACCCAGCGGTCGCCTGGGGCATATTGAACCGGCATTATCAGGGCGTCGACCTGTCGAGCTACACGCTCGACGATATCGCGCCGCCGTTGCCAGGCGACACCAATGGCAGCAAGAGCCGCCTGAAGCTGGTCTCCGACCTGGTCGAGCGTGAGCGGCCGACGCTGCGCCAGCTCTATCGCCAGGTCTCCACCGCGCGCGGCCACCTGACCACGGTCGGCACGCCCGAACAGGTCGCCGACCTGATCCAGACATGGTTCCAGACCGGCGCTGCCGATGGCTTCAACGTGATGCCGCCGACCCTCCCGACCGGGCTGACCGACTTTGTCGATCATGTCGTGCCGATTCTGCAGCGCCGCGGGCTGTTCCGCGAGGAATATGAAGGGCGGACGCTGCGCGAGAATCTGGGCCTGAGGCGACCGGAGAACAGTTTCGCCGGGCGCACCGCCGCAGTGGCCGAGGCGTCGTGA
- a CDS encoding ABC transporter ATP-binding protein has translation MSAVVQVRSLVRRFTRKGVLDGIDLDIDTGEFVALLGRSGSGKSTLLRALAGLDHEAEGTGTILVPERLSVVFQDARLLPWKRVLDNVLLGLTGADRQARGLKALDEVGLAGRENSWPYELSGGEQQRVALARSLVRGPALLLADEPFGALDALTRIRMHALLRRLSEVYNPAVLLVTHDVDEAIELADRVVVLDDGKIVADIRVALPPSGTARRERTAALQQELLGLLGVAVDAATSPYARSERIPA, from the coding sequence GTGAGCGCCGTCGTCCAGGTTCGCAGCCTGGTCCGCCGTTTCACCCGGAAGGGTGTGCTTGACGGCATCGATCTCGACATCGACACCGGCGAGTTCGTCGCGCTGCTCGGCAGGAGCGGATCGGGCAAGAGCACTTTGCTCCGCGCGCTGGCCGGGCTGGATCATGAGGCGGAGGGTACGGGTACGATCCTGGTACCGGAACGTCTTTCGGTGGTATTTCAGGATGCGCGGCTGCTGCCATGGAAGCGCGTGCTCGACAATGTCCTGCTCGGCCTGACCGGTGCCGACCGGCAGGCGCGCGGGCTCAAGGCTCTGGATGAAGTCGGGCTGGCCGGGCGCGAGAATAGCTGGCCCTATGAGCTTTCCGGCGGCGAGCAGCAACGGGTCGCCCTGGCGCGATCGCTGGTGCGCGGGCCGGCGCTGCTGCTGGCCGACGAACCGTTCGGGGCGCTCGATGCGCTGACCCGGATCCGCATGCACGCGCTGCTTCGGCGCCTGTCCGAGGTCTATAATCCCGCCGTCCTGCTCGTCACGCACGACGTCGACGAGGCGATCGAGCTGGCTGACCGGGTGGTCGTACTCGATGACGGCAAGATCGTCGCCGACATCCGCGTCGCCCTGCCGCCCAGCGGCACCGCCCGGCGCGAACGGACAGCGGCGCTCCAGCAGGAACTGCTCGGCCTGCTCGGCGTCGCGGTCGACGCAGCCACCTCTCCCTATGCCCGCAGCGAAAGGATCCCGGCATGA